The proteins below are encoded in one region of Drosophila santomea strain STO CAGO 1482 chromosome 2R, Prin_Dsan_1.1, whole genome shotgun sequence:
- the LOC120447049 gene encoding kinesin-like protein KIF13A isoform X2, whose protein sequence is MASDKIKVAVRVRPFNRREIELDTKCIVEMEKQQTILQNPPTLEKIERKQPKTFAFDHCFYSSNPEDENFASQETVFDCVGRGILDNAFQGYNACIFAYGQTGSGKSYTMMGSQESKGIIPRLCDQLFSAIANKSTPELMYKVEVSYMEIYNEKVHDLLDPKPNKQSLKVREHNVMGPYVDGLSQLAVTSYQDIDNLMTEGNKSRTVAATNMNAESSRSHAVFSVVLTQILTDQATGVSGEKVSRMSLVDLAGSERAVKTGAVGDRLKEGSNINKSLTTLGLVISKLADQSNGKKSGNDKFVPYRDSVLTWLLKDNLGGNSRTVMVATISPSADNYEETLSTLRYADRAKRIVNHAVVNEDPNARIIRELRHEVETLRSMLKHATGSPVGDVQDKLAESENLMKQISQTWEEKLVKTERIQNERQQALEKMGISVQASGIKVEKNKYYLVNLNADPSLNELLVYYLKDRTLIGGRSISGQQPDIQLSGLGIQPEHCVITIEDSGLYMEPVQGARCFVNGSAAVEKTPLQNGDRILWGNHHFFRVNSPKSNNTSMCASEPQTPAQLIDYNFARDEIMQNELSNDPIQTAIARLERQHEEDKQVALEKQRQEYERQFQQLRNILSPSTPYAPYAPYDPLRMGKITPNTPTSQMRVEKWAQERDEMFRRSLGQLKTDIMRANSLVQEANFLAEEMEKKTKFSVTLQIPPANLSPNRRRGAFVSEPAILVKRTNSGSQIWTMEKLENKLIDMREMYQEHKERVLNGLPLIEPFSDDEFDDKDEDNAKPQDPFYESQENHNLIGVANIFLEVLFHDVKLDYHTPIISQQGEVAGRLQVEIERIAGQMPQDRMCESVSESSGDSRDEYDDPVDPSSNQITCRVTIKCASGLPLSLSNFVFCQYTFWGHQEMVVPVINAESTAHDQNMVFKFEHTQDFTVTINEEFLEHCIEGALSIEVWGHRSAGFSKTKGWEVEQQQAKARSLVDRWAELSRKIELWVEIHELNDNGEYSPVEVTNRNEVLTGGIYQLRQGQQRRVNVRVKPVQNSGTLPIICQSIVNVAIGSVTVRSRLQRPLDSYQEEDLTVLREKWSEALGRRRQYLDQQIQMLIKKEEKNEQERERELSLVHQWVSLTEERNAVLVPAPGSGIPGAPASWEPPSGMEPHVPVLFLNLNGDDLSAQNTNDELSVAGINSILSKEHGHKFYTLQILQHLDKDVCCVASWDSSMHDSQALNRVTEANERVYLILRTTVRLSHPAPMDLVLRKRLSINIKKGQTLTDRLKKFRLVRGENAIWQSGVTYEVVSNIPKASEELEDRESLAQLAASGDDCSASDGETYIEKYTRGVSAVESILTLDRLRQNVAVKELETAHGQPLSMRKTVSVPNFSQAVKDTTNTGSIMRFDASMESLLNVGRSESFADLNNSALGNKFTPGHSPAGAGGVIRSRHSFGGKGSSDDSPGKAFGIGSISLLSARPTFLNLNLNLNTLRIAPTKPSPATSKLLGMRMTTLHEEPLGGHRSLDEEPEDSYSDSEYAAEYEQERQQNKSMATRSRLTASKTMDSFMDVSSHSNQSYLSYTSSANTNMKHLTGLATLSMSSSTSSGYGSQAVSCNNLSNEDIASMRSMSIDETPDFDRVNSNSPPNRLARVNPFLKDMPKAKIQEQPEPQAKKLQEAFTHPLEQLEARENAQSDEDECAQLPKNNNNNEDLVKEPNQPAGQTEMEEAEPQPESRTEFATDNQNGNRSSDELSHSSEDLLEGDGIVREELPAGKVVRRKKSNTQPPTNGNSINNNNNSTSQAPRINHRASVAKMEGLAAYMDSSIMTSSTEVDEESKDVEVVLPEWIEVGESVVIRPYNTSGVIRFVGTTEFQPGAWIGVELDTPTGKNDGSVKGVQYFQCKPKHGMFVRSDKLMLDKRGKAMRAYKAAEKSNSISKEMSTSMTGSMTRSKSRGDSLNLSARK, encoded by the exons aTGGCGAGTGATAAGATCAAAGTCGCCGTAAGGGTGCGACCCTTCAATCGCCGAG AAATCGAACTGGATACGAAATGTATCgtagaaatggaaaaacagCAGACTATTCTGCAGAATCCGCCAACACTGGAGAAAATCGAAAG AAAACAACCAAAGACATTTGCATTCGATCACTGCTTTTACTCATCGAACCCCGAGGACGAGAACTTTGCGTCCCAGGAGACTGTGTTCGATTGCGTGGGACGTGGAATTCTGGATAATGCATTCCAGGGCTATAATGCGTGCATATTCGCTTACGGCCAGACAG GTTCTGGCAAGTCCTACACGATGATGGGCTCCCAGGAGAGCAAGGGCATCATTCCACGTCTGTGTGACCAGCTCTTCTCGGCCATAGCAAACAAATCCACACCAGAGCTTATGTACAAGGTGGAGGTGTCCTACATGGAGATTTATAACGAGAAGGTCCACGATCTGCTCGATCCCAAGCCGAACAAACAGTCGCTCAAGGTACGCGAGCATAATGTAATGGGCCCGTATGTGGACGGACTGTCGCAGCTGGCTGTGACATCCTATCAGGATATCGACAACCTGATGACCGAGGGCAACAAGTCGCGAACGGTGGCCGCCACCAATATGAACGCCGAGTCGTCGCGCTCCCACGCCGTCTTCTCGGTGGTCCTCACGCAGATACTCACGGATCAGGCGACGGGCGTGAGCGGCGAGAAGGTGTCCCGCATGTCCCTGGTGGATTTGGCTGGCTCCGAGCGGGCTGTGAAAACGGGAGCTGTTGGCGATCGTCTCAAGGAAGGCTCCAACATCAACAA ATCTCTGACCACACTTGGCCTGGTCATCTCCAAGCTGGCCGATCAATCCAATGGCAAGAAGAGCGGTAACGACAAATTCGTTCCCTACCGCGATTCCGTGCTCACCTGGCTGCTAAAGGACAACTTGGGTGGCAACTCCAGGACTGTAATGGTAGCGACAATCTCGCCGTCAGCAGATAATTACGAGGAGACGCTTTCCACGCTGCGTTATGCAGATCGAGCCAAGCGCATTGTTAACCACGCTGTTGTCAACGAAGATCCCAATGCCCGCATCATTCGTGAGCTGCGACACGAGGTGGAGACCCTCAGAAGTATGCTGAAACATGCCACTGGTTCACCGGTGGGCGATGTGCAGGATAAGCTAGCGGAGAGCGAGAACCTGATGAAACAGATTTCGCAGACTTGGGAGGAGAAGCTGGTTAAGACAGAACGCATTCAGAACGAACGGCAGCAGGCTCTAGAGAAAATGGGCATTAGTGTACAGGCCAGTGGCATCAAGGTAGAGAAGAACAAGTACTACTTGGTCAATTTAAATGCCGATCCGTCCCTCAACGAGTTGCTGGTCTACTATCTGAAG GATCGCACACTGATTGGTGGACGCAGTATCAGTGGCCAGCAGCCGGATATACAACTTTCCGGTCTCGGAATTCAGCCCGAACACTGTGTGATCACCATCGAAGATAGTGGACTATATATGGAGCCAGTGCAGGGAGCGCGCTGCTTTGTCAACGGATCTGCTGCTGTCGAAAAGACACCACTCCAGAACGGCGACCGTATCCTGTGGGGCAACCACCACTTTTTCCGCGTCAACTCGCCGAAGAGTAACAACACTAGTATGTGCGCCTCGGAGCCCCAGACGCCGGCGCAACTGATTGATTACAATTTCGCACGCGATGAGATTATGCAGAACGAACTGAGCAACGACCCTATCCAGACGGCCATTGCTCGACTGGAACGCCAGCACGAGGAAGATAAGCAGGTGGCGCTTGAAAAACAACGTCAGGAGTACGAGCGTCAGTTCCAGCAGCTGCGCAATATTCTGTCGCCTAGTACACCGTATGCTCCTTACGCTCCTTACGATCCACTGCGCATGGGCAAGATTACCCCAAATACTCCCACCTCGCAGATGCGGGTGGAAAAGTGGGCACAG GAACGAGATGAGATGTTCCGTCGCAGTTTGGGTCAGCTGAAAACGGATATTATGCGTGCGAATTCCCTGGTCCAGGAGGCCAACTTTTTGGCCGAGGAGATGGAGAAGAAGACCAAGTTTTCAGTCACTCTGCAGATTCCGCCAGCCAATCTGAGTCCCAACAGAAGGCGTGGGGCATTTGTCAGCGAACCCGCTATTCTGGTGAAGCGCACAAACTCCGGTAGCCAGATCTGGACGATGGAGAAGCTGGAAAACAAGCTGATTGACATGCGCGAGATGTACCAGGAGCACAAGGAGCGCGTTTTAAACGGATTG CCCCTTATAGAGCCATTCTCAGACGACGAGTTCGATGACAAG GACGAGGATAATGCCAAGCCACAGGATCCGTTTTACGAGTCGCAAGAGAACCACAATCTCATTGGCGTGGCAAATATATTCCTGGAGGTTCTGTTTCATGACGTCAAGCTGGACTACCACACGCCGATCATCAGCCAGCAAGGCGAGGTAGCGGGTCGTCTACAGGTGGAGATCGAACGGATTGCCGGCCAAATGCCACAAGACCGCATGTGCGAGTCCGTCTCAGAATCGTCTGGCGATTCACGGGACGAGTACGATGACCCGGTGGATCCCTCATCCAATCAGATTACCTGCCGTGTGACGATCAAGTGCGCCAGTGGACTGCCATTATCGCTCTCCAACTTTGTCTTCTGCCAGTACACTTTTTGGGGTCACCAAGAGATGGTTGTCCCGGTTATCAATGCCGAATCAACGGCGCACGACCAGAACATGGTGTTTAAGTTCGAACACACCCAGGACTTCACGGTTACCATAAACGAAGAGTTTTTGGAGCACTGCATAGAAGGAGCTCTGTCCATCGAGGTGTGGGGCCATCGCAGTGCCGGCTTCTCCAAGACAAAGGGCTGGGaagtggagcagcagcaagccAAGGCCCGTTCCCTGGTCGATCGCTGGGCGGAGCTGTCGCGGAAGATCGAGCTTTGGGTGGAGATCCACGAGCTTAATGACAACGGCGAATATTCGCCTGTAGAGGTGACCAATCGCAACGAGGTCTTAACCGGTGGCATTTACCAGTTGCGTCAGGGTCAGCAACGGCGTGTAAATGTACGAGTGAAGCCGGTGCAGAACTCTGGCACCTTGCCCATTATCTGCCAGTCGATTGTGAACGTTGCCATTGGCAGTGTGACAGTGCGATCTCGGCTGCAGCGACCACTGGATTCTTACCAGGAGGAAGATCTCACCGTGCTGCGCGAGAAGTGGAGCGAAGCACTGGGACGAAGACGTCAATATCTTGATCAACAAATCCAAATGCTTATAAAGAAGGAGGAGAAGAACGAGCAGGAGCGAGAGAGGGAGCTAAGCTTGGTTCATCAGTGGGTCTCGTTGACGGAGGAGCGCAATGCGGTGCTGGTGCCAGCTCCTGGCTCAGGCATTCCCGGAGCACCTGCCTCATGGGAGCCACCGTCCGGCATGGAGCCCCATGTGCCCGTCCTCTTCCTCAACCTTAACGGCGACGATTTGTCGGCACAGAACACCAACGATGAGCTCTCCGTCGCGGGCATTAATTCCATTCTGTCCAAGGAGCATGGACATAAGTTCTACACGCTGCAAATCCTGCAGCACCTGGATAAGGACGTGTGCTGTGTGGCCAGCTGGGACTCTTCGATGCACGACAGTCAAGCCCTGAACCGTGTCACTGAGGCCAACGAGCGGGTCTACCTTATTCTGCGCACCACGGTACGCCTTTCGCATCCAGCGCCCATGGATCTCGTGCTCCGCAAGCGACTGAGCATTAACATCAAGAAGGGACAGACGCTAACCGACCGCCTTAAGAAATTCCGACTCGTGCGGGGAGAGAATGCCATCTGGCAGAGCGGCGTCACCTATGAGGTGGTCTCTAACATTCCAAAGGCTTCCGAGGAGTTGGAGGACCGCGAGTCCCTTGCGCAATTGGCGGCCAGCGGAGATGATTGCTCCGCAAGTGATGGCGAAACCTACATAG AGAAATACACGCGCGGTGTTTCGGCGGTGGAGAGCATACTGACTCTGGATCGACTGCGGCAGAATGTGGCGGTCAAGGAGCTGGAAACGGCACATGGTCAGCCGCTCAGCATGCGCAAGACCGTCAGTGTGCCGAACTTCTCACAG GCGGTCAAAGACACCACCAATACCGGGAGT ATTATGCGCTTCGATGCATCGATGGAGTCGCTGCTGAATGTGGGACGATCCGAGTCCTTTGCCGATCTCAATAACAGCGCTTTAGGCAACAAGTTTACTCCAG GTCACAGTCCAGCGGGAGCAGGCGGAGTCATCCGAAGTCGCCACAGCTTTGGAGGCAAAGGAAGCAGCGATGATTCTCCCGGAAAAGCCTTTGGAATTG GCTCAATATCTCTGCTGTCAG CGCGTCCAACATTTTTGAATCTCAATTTGAACTTGAACACTTTGAGAATTGCGCCAACGAAAC CTTCGCCAGCTACTAGTAAGCTGCTGGGCATGCGCATGACCACGTTGCACGAGGAGCCACTGGGCGGACACAGATCTCTCGACGAAGAGCCTGAGGATAGCTACAGCGACTCGGAGTACGCTGCCGAGTACGAGCAGGAGcggcagcaaaacaaaagcatggCCACGCGATCCCGCCTCACGGCTTCCAAGACCATGGACTCATTCATGGACGTCAGCAGCCATTCGAACCAGAGCTACTTGAGTTACACGTCCAGTGCCAACACTAACATGAAGCATCTGACCGGCTTGGCGACGCTGAGCATGAGCTCATCCACCAGCAGTGGCTATGGTTCTCAGGCTGTCTCCTGCAACAATCTGAGCAACGAGGATATTGCTTCAATGCGTTCCATGAGCATTGATGAGACTCCAG ATTTCGATCGAGTCAACTCGAACTCGCCACCGAACCGGCTGGCACGAGTTAACCCCTTCCTTAAGGACATGCCCAAAGCTAAAATACAAGAGCAACCAGAGCCGCAGGCCAAGAAGCTGCAGGAAGCATTCACGCATCCGTTGGAGCAGCTGGAGGCCAGGGAAAACGCACAAAGTGACGAAGATGAATGCGCGCAACTGCCAaagaataacaacaacaacgaggaCTTGGTAAAGGAGCCGAATCAACCTGCAGGCCAAACGGAGATGGAAGAAGCTGAACCGCAACCTGAATCACGAACGGAGTTTGCCACAGACAATCAGAACGGCAACAGGTCCTCCGACGAGTTAAGCCACAGTTCCGAGGATCTGCTCGAAGGCGATGGCATCGTCCGGGAAGAGTTGCCCGCCGGAAAGGTGGTGCGGCGCAAGAAGTCCAACACCCAGCCCCCGACCAATGGCAACAgcataaataacaacaacaacagcacaaGCCAGGCACCACGCATCAATCACCGGGCATCGGTGGCCAAAATGGAGGGTCTGGCCGCATACATGGACTCTAGCATTATGACCAGCAGCACAGAAGTTGATG AGGAAAGCAAGGATGTGGAAGTGGTTCTGCCCGAGTGGATTGAGGTGGGCGAGTCAGTGGTAATCCGACCCTATAACACCAGCGGCGTCATCCGCTTTGTGGGGACCACGGAATTCCAACCCGGTGCTTGGATTGGCGTTGAATTGGACACACCGACGGGCAAAAACGACGGCAGCGTGAAGGGCGTTCAGTATTTCCAGTGCAAGCCCAAGCACGGCATGTTTGTGCGCTCCGATAAGTTGATGCTGGACAAGCGTGGCAAGGCGATGCGAGCCTACAAGGCCGCCGAGaagagcaacagcatcagcaaaG AGATGAGTACCTCGATGACTGGTTCGATGACACGATCCAAGAGCCGCGGCGATTCGCTAAACCTTTCGGCGCGTAAATGA